Genomic window (Sulfurimonas sp.):
CATTTCTTATAGAAACTTTTGCATTTTCACCCATTCCCTTCATTTGTTTAACAGATTCTTTTCTTTGTTCTACTGTCATCGCTGGAAAATATAGTTTTATTAGGTCACCATCATTGTTTGGACTTGCTCCAACATTTCCTGCAGAGATAGCTGACTCTATAATTGATAGTAGATTTTTCTCCCACGGGTTGATTACAATAGTTGTAGCATCTACAGCGATTACCGAGCCAACTTGATCAAGAGAAGTAGGAGTTCCATAATAATCGATTTTCACATTGTCTAAAACAGAAGTTGTTACCTTTCCCGTTCTAAGTGTTTTAAAATCTCTTTGCATATGTTCTATGCTTGATGCCATTTTAGTTTCACATGCGTCATATATTTCATTTAGCATTTATCTTCCTTAAAAAAATATTTTAATATTGTAGCGAGAATAGTTTAAAAGATGGAAATAGTTGCAAAAATGCAACTATTTTGTTGTGTTGGTTGTTTGAGTTGCCTCTTTTGCAACGGGAATAGCAACTGGTGCTGCGACAGGAGTAGTAGCAACGGGAGCAACAACTTTTGTTGTTTCAACGATGCCATCTACTACAGATGCTTGAGCACCACTTGAGTAAAGGTAACCAAGAGCAATAGTATTTGAAACAAATAAAAACCCTATAAGAAATGTAGCCTTAGCTAAAAAAGCAGTTGGTCCTTTAGCACCAAAAACAGACTCGTTTGAGCCACTATATGCGCCAAGACCTATGCTTGAGCTTTTTTGTAAAAGTACAGCTATTACTAGTATTACGACTAAAATTATCTGAACAATAAGTAAAAAACTAGTTGTCATTTATATATCCTAAGTTTAAAAAGTGGCGAATTATACCCAAATAATCTAATTATTACAAAATTGGATATAATTTCATAAAAATATTGGACAATTAT
Coding sequences:
- the secG gene encoding preprotein translocase subunit SecG; this translates as MTTSFLLIVQIILVVILVIAVLLQKSSSIGLGAYSGSNESVFGAKGPTAFLAKATFLIGFLFVSNTIALGYLYSSGAQASVVDGIVETTKVVAPVATTPVAAPVAIPVAKEATQTTNTTK
- the frr gene encoding ribosome recycling factor, producing MLNEIYDACETKMASSIEHMQRDFKTLRTGKVTTSVLDNVKIDYYGTPTSLDQVGSVIAVDATTIVINPWEKNLLSIIESAISAGNVGASPNNDGDLIKLYFPAMTVEQRKESVKQMKGMGENAKVSIRNDRKNANDQIKKLEKDKEVTQDESKSAQDSIQKTTDKFTTKIETILKNKETEILKV